The following are encoded in a window of Sphaerisporangium siamense genomic DNA:
- a CDS encoding nuclease-related domain-containing protein — MSDRSSEPKSRPSAPEATYAPIERVSLAGLLQQPKYRHLRVRALIAAGAALLVGIPMWSWRLGLVAAIIAAIGDTIYRARTSSSVAPWRRASAAERRTEAQLKKLERNGYLTLHARGFPGSDAQIDHLVVGPTGVYAVDSEKWDKRLPVRVQSHRKLFHGPFNQKPRLDEARWEASQAGELIGKALGREITVVPSLAIYGPAIPWKILNIREVDVFDGSRVRKWITNRERSLTEEEIEQIFAAAEQVLPARYPES, encoded by the coding sequence GTGAGTGACCGTTCCTCGGAGCCGAAATCTCGGCCTTCAGCTCCCGAGGCGACCTATGCGCCCATCGAGCGCGTCTCCCTCGCGGGGCTGCTCCAGCAACCCAAATACCGGCACCTGCGGGTACGCGCCCTCATCGCCGCCGGCGCGGCGCTGCTGGTGGGCATTCCCATGTGGAGCTGGCGGCTCGGCCTCGTCGCCGCGATCATCGCCGCGATCGGCGACACGATCTACCGCGCGCGCACGTCATCCTCGGTCGCGCCCTGGCGCCGCGCCTCCGCGGCCGAGCGGCGCACCGAGGCCCAGCTGAAGAAGCTGGAGCGCAACGGCTACCTCACGCTGCACGCGCGCGGCTTCCCCGGCAGCGACGCCCAGATCGACCACCTGGTCGTCGGGCCCACCGGCGTGTACGCGGTCGACTCCGAGAAGTGGGACAAACGGCTGCCGGTGCGGGTCCAGTCGCACCGCAAGCTGTTCCACGGGCCCTTCAACCAGAAGCCCCGCCTGGACGAGGCCCGCTGGGAGGCCTCGCAGGCCGGCGAGCTGATCGGCAAGGCCCTCGGCCGCGAGATCACCGTCGTGCCGTCCCTGGCGATCTACGGCCCCGCCATCCCTTGGAAGATCCTCAACATCCGCGAGGTGGACGTCTTCGACGGCTCGCGGGTGCGCAAGTGGATCACCAACCGCGAGCGCTCCCTCACCGAGGAAGAGATCGAGCAGATCTTCGCCGCCGCCGAGCAGGTGCTGCCCGCGCGTTACCCCGAGAGCTGA
- a CDS encoding amidase: MAQIHDLTALELAAAVRSRELSPVEVTKHYLERVERLGPEVGAFVTPTPERALEQARQAEETVLRGGDLPPLLGVPVPIKDLNLVKDVPVLFGSATYEGFVAPVDDSVVERLRDAGTIMIGKTATPEFGLPCYTETDVSPPARTPWDLSRSAGGSSGGAAAAVAAGLAPAAHGSDGAGSIRIPASVCGLYGIKPTRGRISFAPIVPDLAGLSTNGPLARTVADAAALLEVMAHNQPGDLYVAPPSPIGFAEAATRAPGRLKIGRYATPVVPGAEVHPDVLAAYEEASRLLASLGHEIVDMTPPFDSSIVAEFEKLWFCFACMHPVDPSLEPRLRPLTRWLRERGLATSAPDFLRAQAALQTATRFAFLVMNEFDAVLTPTVTQPPAPVGWFEDAGDPQVTFERMEGFAPFAATCNVSGQPAVNLPLHWTEAGLPIGVMLAGRFGDEATLISLSAQVEAAVGGFWGARRPALW, encoded by the coding sequence GTGGCGCAGATACATGATCTCACAGCCCTGGAACTCGCGGCGGCCGTACGGTCCAGGGAGCTCTCCCCGGTCGAGGTCACCAAGCACTATCTGGAGCGCGTCGAACGGCTCGGCCCCGAGGTCGGGGCCTTCGTCACGCCGACCCCCGAGCGCGCCCTGGAACAGGCGCGCCAGGCCGAGGAGACGGTCCTGCGCGGCGGCGACCTGCCCCCGCTGCTCGGCGTCCCCGTCCCGATCAAGGACCTGAACCTGGTCAAGGACGTCCCCGTCCTGTTCGGCTCGGCGACCTACGAGGGGTTCGTGGCGCCCGTCGACGACAGCGTGGTCGAGCGCCTGCGCGACGCCGGGACCATCATGATCGGCAAGACGGCCACCCCCGAGTTCGGCCTCCCCTGCTACACCGAGACCGACGTCTCGCCCCCGGCACGCACTCCGTGGGACCTGAGCAGGTCCGCGGGAGGTTCGAGCGGCGGGGCCGCGGCGGCGGTCGCCGCGGGGCTGGCCCCGGCCGCGCACGGCAGCGACGGCGCGGGCTCGATCCGCATCCCCGCCTCGGTGTGCGGCCTGTACGGCATCAAGCCCACCCGCGGGCGCATCTCGTTCGCCCCGATCGTCCCCGACCTCGCGGGGCTGTCCACCAACGGCCCGCTGGCCCGCACGGTCGCCGACGCCGCCGCGCTGCTGGAGGTCATGGCGCACAACCAGCCGGGCGACCTGTACGTCGCCCCTCCGTCCCCGATCGGCTTCGCCGAGGCCGCCACCCGCGCGCCGGGACGCCTCAAGATCGGCCGCTACGCCACGCCGGTCGTGCCGGGCGCCGAGGTGCACCCGGACGTCCTCGCCGCCTACGAGGAGGCCTCACGGCTGCTGGCCTCGCTCGGCCACGAGATCGTGGACATGACGCCGCCGTTCGACTCCTCGATCGTCGCCGAGTTCGAGAAGCTGTGGTTCTGCTTCGCTTGCATGCACCCGGTGGACCCCTCGCTCGAACCCCGCCTGCGTCCCCTGACGCGATGGCTGCGCGAGCGCGGCCTCGCCACCAGCGCCCCGGACTTCCTGCGGGCCCAGGCCGCGCTCCAGACGGCCACCCGCTTCGCGTTCCTGGTCATGAACGAGTTCGACGCGGTGCTGACGCCCACCGTCACCCAGCCGCCCGCGCCGGTCGGCTGGTTCGAGGACGCCGGCGACCCCCAGGTCACCTTCGAGCGCATGGAGGGCTTCGCCCCCTTCGCCGCGACCTGCAACGTCAGCGGCCAGCCGGCCGTCAACCTCCCCCTGCACTGGACGGAGGCCGGGCTGCCCATCGGCGTCATGCTCGCCGGCCGCTTCGGCGACGAGGCCACGCTCATCTCGCTGTCGGCGCAGGTCGAGGCGGCCGTCGGCGGCTTCTGGGGCGCGCGGCGCCCCGCGCTGTGGTGA
- a CDS encoding DUF2207 family protein translates to MVFFVAAAAAAGLWLLLLAATAAVTRSPSVVPGPATAELREESPALVDLLTGGWRLGDEAAAATLLDLAARGAVQIEEIGPELSLVRPRAPRTPLRPYEKLVHDHVRSLAADGVVATGALAEGSRDLGRWWKSFRKKVIAEAREKGLSRPRWTRVQVAALTAAAAVPAAALGVAVSVTSGSSSDRDGGVGAAVLGFGVLVTLMGRLNGERGTAEGARVAGYWMGVREHLAAGEGFAERPAAAVTIWGRHLAYAAALGLAGRAVASLPIGRPADDRRAWSDYGGMWHAVTVTYPRRFLWGRPPGTIVFSALAAAFFCGFWTWLLGVVGSAVLDWPRSLNLPVAVLAAALTAGVPIYRVLADLAAKEEAEGQIVRLRRFRVGGDDRPRYAYRLALDDGRVREVKAYGITEELWSPLAEGDLVRARVGRRTGWVEAVEVLAGSRHRGAASYDDTGEHLLEAPENLGEVRVFGRAPGPVARRDEEEPGGPSSLVTPADLRRALGVPFGPARAWTGGTPMPPSLAVRSCRYEATGGTPVTVDVHTAAGPRAVFLIALGGLLAREQGRPIPGMGGRAMLYPGVVAARTSQGAFAVHVRSPEGPPPPGALIGLARAVVARAEGRSPVA, encoded by the coding sequence ATGGTCTTCTTCGTCGCCGCCGCGGCCGCCGCCGGCCTGTGGCTGCTGCTGCTGGCGGCGACGGCCGCCGTCACCCGCTCCCCGTCCGTCGTCCCCGGCCCGGCCACCGCGGAACTGCGCGAGGAGTCGCCCGCGCTGGTGGACCTGCTCACCGGCGGCTGGCGGCTCGGCGACGAGGCCGCGGCGGCCACCCTGCTGGACCTGGCGGCCCGGGGCGCCGTCCAGATCGAGGAGATCGGGCCCGAGCTGTCCCTGGTGCGGCCCCGCGCGCCCAGGACGCCGCTGCGGCCCTACGAGAAGCTCGTGCACGACCATGTGCGGTCCCTGGCGGCCGACGGCGTGGTGGCCACGGGAGCGCTCGCGGAGGGCTCGCGCGACCTCGGCCGCTGGTGGAAGAGCTTCAGGAAGAAGGTGATCGCGGAGGCCCGTGAGAAGGGCCTGTCGCGCCCGCGCTGGACCCGGGTCCAGGTGGCCGCGCTCACCGCCGCCGCGGCCGTGCCCGCCGCCGCGCTCGGGGTCGCCGTGAGCGTCACCTCCGGCTCCTCCTCGGACCGCGACGGGGGCGTCGGCGCGGCGGTCCTGGGGTTCGGCGTGCTGGTCACGCTGATGGGCAGGCTGAACGGCGAGCGCGGCACCGCCGAGGGCGCGCGCGTGGCCGGGTACTGGATGGGCGTGCGCGAGCACCTGGCGGCGGGCGAGGGATTCGCCGAGCGGCCCGCCGCCGCCGTCACGATCTGGGGACGGCACCTGGCCTACGCCGCCGCCCTGGGCCTGGCGGGCCGGGCCGTGGCGAGCCTGCCGATCGGCCGTCCCGCCGACGACCGGCGCGCCTGGTCCGACTACGGCGGCATGTGGCACGCGGTCACCGTGACCTACCCTCGCCGCTTCCTGTGGGGCCGCCCGCCCGGCACGATCGTGTTCAGCGCGCTCGCCGCCGCGTTCTTCTGCGGCTTCTGGACCTGGCTGCTCGGCGTCGTCGGCTCCGCCGTCCTCGACTGGCCGCGGTCCCTGAACCTGCCCGTCGCCGTCCTGGCCGCCGCGCTGACGGCCGGCGTGCCGATCTACCGCGTCCTGGCGGACCTCGCCGCCAAGGAGGAGGCCGAGGGGCAGATCGTGCGGCTGCGCCGGTTCCGGGTGGGCGGCGACGACCGTCCGCGGTACGCCTACCGGCTCGCGCTGGACGACGGCCGCGTGCGCGAGGTGAAGGCGTACGGCATCACCGAGGAGCTGTGGAGCCCCCTCGCCGAGGGGGATCTGGTGCGGGCGCGCGTGGGACGCAGGACCGGCTGGGTCGAGGCCGTGGAGGTGCTCGCCGGCTCACGCCACCGCGGCGCCGCGTCCTACGACGACACCGGCGAGCACCTGCTGGAGGCCCCGGAGAACCTCGGGGAGGTCCGCGTGTTCGGCCGCGCGCCCGGCCCGGTGGCCCGCCGGGACGAGGAGGAGCCCGGCGGCCCGTCCTCGCTCGTCACCCCCGCCGACCTGCGCCGGGCGCTCGGCGTCCCCTTCGGCCCCGCCAGGGCGTGGACGGGCGGCACGCCCATGCCGCCCTCGCTCGCCGTGCGCTCGTGCCGGTACGAGGCCACCGGGGGCACTCCGGTGACCGTGGACGTGCACACCGCCGCCGGGCCCCGGGCCGTCTTCCTGATCGCCCTCGGCGGGCTGCTCGCCCGCGAGCAGGGGCGGCCGATCCCCGGCATGGGCGGGCGCGCCATGCTCTACCCGGGCGTGGTGGCGGCGCGCACGTCCCAGGGCGCCTTCGCCGTCCACGTCCGATCGCCCGAGGGGCCGCCGCCTCCGGGGGCGCTGATCGGGCTGGCCCGCGCGGTCGTCGCACGGGCCGAGGGAAGGTCACCGGTCGCGTGA
- a CDS encoding LemA family protein produces the protein MIALVAAGALALLFALLVLAAVGAYNGLVRRRGAVDNAWAQIDVQLKRRHDLIPNLVETVKGYAAHERGTLEAVTAARRQAASAHGPRDQAMAENMLTGALHGLFAVSEAYPALAADRNFAALQDELADGENRIAYSRQYYNDAVLAYNNGIQTVPANIVAGMAGFREREYFRAPGEERGPVQVRF, from the coding sequence TTGATCGCCCTCGTCGCCGCCGGCGCCCTCGCCCTCCTCTTCGCCCTCCTCGTCCTCGCCGCCGTCGGCGCCTACAACGGTCTCGTCCGGAGGCGCGGGGCGGTCGACAACGCCTGGGCGCAGATCGACGTGCAGCTCAAGCGCCGCCACGACCTGATCCCGAACCTGGTGGAGACCGTCAAGGGGTACGCGGCGCACGAGCGTGGCACCTTGGAGGCGGTGACCGCGGCCCGCCGTCAGGCGGCCTCCGCCCACGGCCCCCGGGACCAGGCCATGGCCGAGAACATGCTGACCGGCGCGCTGCACGGCCTCTTCGCCGTCTCGGAGGCCTACCCCGCGCTGGCGGCGGACCGGAACTTCGCGGCCCTGCAGGACGAGCTGGCCGACGGCGAGAACCGCATCGCCTATTCGCGGCAGTACTACAACGACGCCGTCCTGGCCTACAACAACGGCATCCAGACCGTTCCGGCGAACATCGTGGCGGGCATGGCGGGCTTCCGGGAGCGGGAGTACTTCCGGGCGCCCGGCGAGGAGCGCGGCCCGGTCCAGGTCCGCTTCTAG
- the pepN gene encoding aminopeptidase N, giving the protein MAGNLTRDEARERARLLKVESYSVELDLTEGDERFESVTTVRFSCADPGASTFIELAGAKVRSAVLNGVEFDVTAYDAETGRLPLPGLAAHNELRLDADLTYMRTGEGLHRFVDPVDQKVYLHSQFETADAHRMYACFDQPDLKATFELSVLAPADWQVVSNSAPDSVDDLEEHQGRHGTLQTAKRWHFPPTPVMSTYITALIAGPYEVVRDEHDGIPLGVYCRASLAEHLDADNVLQVTKQGFDFFHRVFGLRYAFGKYDQIFVPEFNAGAMENAGAVTFLEDYIFRSRVTDAMVERRAETILHEMAHMWFGDLVTMRWWDDLWLNESFATYMSVLCQAEATRWGQGAWTTFANVEKSWAYRQDQLPSTHPIAADIPDMQAVEVNFDGITYAKGAAVLKQLVAYVGLDNFLAGVRDYFGEHAWGNTELKDLLSALERTSGRDLSSWSKEWLETSWVNTLRPSFTVDDEGRFLGFDVLQEAPADYPTLRSHRVAIGLYSRQGDTLVRVKRVELDVIGARTPVHELVGEPQPDLILINDDDLTYAKIRLDERSLRTLVDGGITAVTESLPRALCWSAAWDMTRDAEMATRDYVRLVTSGVRSITDITVLQTVLRQARLAAQQYADPAWRDTGLAELSRALRDLIATAEPGSDHQLAYINAFTAGATSPGDLAFVKAILDGESVPEGLTVDADLRWTLIHALVSGGVYGDADIAEELRRDPTATGERSAALCRAAIPTADSKAAAWASIVGGTLSGAVLRSTIVGFMDPNHTELLQPYGELFFSEVGRIYKEWTFDTAQRFAMGCYPMLLIEPSTVARTQDYISAEEPPHALRRLLLEGADGISRALRARARDASAA; this is encoded by the coding sequence GTGGCTGGCAACCTGACCCGTGACGAAGCCCGGGAGCGGGCCCGACTGCTCAAGGTCGAGTCCTACTCGGTCGAGCTCGATCTCACCGAGGGCGACGAACGGTTCGAGAGCGTCACGACCGTCCGCTTCTCCTGTGCCGACCCCGGCGCCTCCACCTTCATCGAGCTGGCGGGCGCCAAGGTGCGTTCCGCCGTGCTCAACGGCGTCGAGTTCGACGTCACCGCCTACGACGCCGAGACGGGCCGCCTGCCCCTTCCCGGGCTCGCGGCGCACAACGAACTGCGCCTCGACGCCGACCTCACCTACATGCGCACCGGCGAGGGCCTCCACCGCTTCGTCGACCCCGTCGACCAGAAGGTCTACCTGCACTCGCAGTTCGAGACCGCCGACGCCCACCGCATGTACGCCTGCTTCGACCAGCCCGACCTGAAGGCGACCTTCGAGCTGTCCGTGCTCGCCCCCGCAGACTGGCAGGTCGTCTCCAACTCCGCCCCCGACTCCGTCGACGACCTTGAGGAGCACCAGGGCCGCCACGGCACGCTCCAGACGGCCAAGCGCTGGCACTTCCCGCCCACCCCGGTGATGTCCACCTACATCACCGCCCTCATCGCCGGGCCGTACGAGGTCGTCCGCGACGAGCACGACGGCATCCCGCTCGGCGTCTACTGCCGCGCGTCCCTGGCCGAGCACCTCGACGCCGACAACGTGCTCCAGGTCACCAAGCAGGGCTTCGACTTCTTCCACCGGGTGTTCGGCCTGCGCTACGCCTTCGGCAAGTACGACCAGATCTTCGTGCCCGAGTTCAACGCGGGCGCCATGGAGAACGCCGGCGCGGTCACCTTCCTGGAGGACTACATCTTCCGCTCCCGCGTCACCGACGCCATGGTGGAGCGCCGCGCCGAGACGATCCTGCACGAGATGGCGCACATGTGGTTCGGCGACCTGGTCACCATGCGCTGGTGGGACGACCTGTGGCTCAACGAGTCCTTCGCCACCTACATGTCGGTGCTGTGCCAGGCCGAGGCCACCCGCTGGGGCCAGGGCGCCTGGACCACCTTCGCCAACGTCGAGAAGTCCTGGGCCTACCGCCAGGACCAGCTCCCCTCCACCCACCCCATCGCCGCCGACATCCCCGACATGCAGGCCGTCGAGGTCAACTTCGACGGCATCACCTACGCCAAGGGCGCGGCGGTGCTCAAGCAGCTCGTCGCCTACGTCGGCCTGGACAACTTCCTGGCGGGCGTGCGCGACTACTTCGGCGAGCACGCCTGGGGCAACACCGAGCTGAAGGACCTGCTGTCGGCCCTGGAGCGCACCTCCGGCCGCGACCTGTCCTCCTGGTCGAAGGAATGGCTGGAGACCTCCTGGGTCAACACCCTGCGCCCGTCCTTCACCGTCGACGACGAGGGACGCTTCCTCGGCTTCGACGTGCTGCAGGAGGCCCCGGCCGACTACCCGACGCTGCGCTCGCACCGCGTCGCCATCGGCCTGTACTCCCGGCAGGGCGACACGCTCGTGCGGGTCAAGCGCGTCGAGCTGGACGTCATCGGCGCCCGCACCCCCGTGCACGAGCTGGTCGGCGAGCCCCAGCCGGACCTGATCCTCATCAACGACGACGACCTGACGTACGCCAAGATCCGCCTGGACGAGCGTTCGCTGCGCACGCTCGTCGACGGCGGCATCACCGCGGTCACCGAGTCCCTCCCGCGCGCCCTGTGCTGGTCGGCGGCCTGGGACATGACCCGCGACGCCGAGATGGCGACCCGCGACTACGTCAGGCTCGTCACCTCCGGCGTCCGCTCGATCACCGACATCACCGTGCTGCAGACGGTGCTGCGCCAGGCCCGCCTGGCCGCCCAGCAGTACGCCGACCCGGCCTGGCGCGACACCGGCCTGGCCGAGCTGTCGCGGGCCCTGCGCGACCTGATCGCCACGGCCGAGCCCGGCTCCGACCACCAGCTCGCCTACATCAACGCGTTCACCGCGGGCGCCACCTCCCCCGGCGATCTCGCCTTCGTGAAGGCGATCCTGGACGGCGAGTCGGTGCCCGAGGGCCTCACCGTCGACGCCGACCTGCGCTGGACGCTGATCCACGCCCTGGTGTCGGGCGGTGTCTACGGCGACGCCGACATCGCCGAGGAGCTGCGGCGCGACCCGACGGCCACCGGCGAGCGCTCCGCGGCCCTGTGCCGTGCGGCGATCCCGACGGCCGACAGCAAGGCCGCGGCGTGGGCGTCCATCGTCGGCGGCACGCTGAGCGGCGCGGTGCTGCGCTCCACGATCGTCGGCTTCATGGACCCCAACCACACCGAGCTGCTGCAGCCGTACGGCGAGCTGTTCTTCTCCGAGGTCGGCCGCATCTACAAGGAGTGGACGTTCGACACCGCGCAGCGCTTCGCCATGGGCTGCTACCCCATGCTGCTGATCGAGCCGTCCACGGTCGCCCGCACGCAGGACTACATCTCCGCCGAGGAGCCGCCGCACGCCCTGCGCCGCCTGCTGCTGGAGGGGGCGGACGGCATCAGCCGCGCCCTGCGCGCCCGCGCCCGCGACGCCTCGGCGGCCTGA
- a CDS encoding mycothiol-dependent nitroreductase Rv2466c family protein — protein MTERTPVDFWFDPICPWAWMTSRWVHEVATVRPVEPRWHIMSLAVLNEGKDVSPEYKEILKHAIKPVRVLQAAAEKYGEGVLGSLYTELGTRMHNQGRLKTADIGGAGEGAEVSEVFRDVVGEALEAAGLDPALVEAATTTQYDEAVRRSHERGIGLVGQEVGTPIVAVDGVAFFGPVVSPAPKGEDAAKLWDGVLLVARTDGFFELKRSRTRSPIFD, from the coding sequence ATGACTGAACGAACCCCGGTGGACTTCTGGTTCGATCCGATCTGCCCATGGGCGTGGATGACGTCGCGCTGGGTGCACGAGGTCGCCACGGTGCGCCCCGTCGAGCCGCGATGGCACATCATGAGCCTCGCCGTGCTGAACGAGGGCAAGGACGTCTCTCCGGAGTACAAGGAGATCCTCAAGCACGCCATCAAGCCCGTCCGCGTGCTCCAGGCCGCGGCGGAGAAGTACGGCGAGGGCGTCCTCGGCTCCCTGTACACCGAGCTCGGCACCCGCATGCACAACCAGGGCCGGCTCAAGACCGCCGACATCGGCGGCGCGGGGGAGGGGGCCGAGGTCTCCGAGGTGTTCCGCGACGTCGTCGGAGAGGCCCTTGAGGCGGCGGGCCTGGACCCGGCCCTCGTCGAGGCCGCCACCACCACCCAGTACGACGAGGCCGTGCGCCGGTCACACGAGCGCGGCATCGGCCTCGTCGGCCAGGAGGTCGGCACCCCGATCGTCGCCGTGGACGGGGTGGCCTTCTTCGGGCCCGTCGTCTCCCCCGCCCCCAAGGGCGAGGACGCGGCCAAGCTCTGGGACGGAGTGCTGCTCGTCGCGCGGACCGACGGCTTCTTCGAGCTGAAGCGCTCGCGCACCCGCTCCCCGATCTTCGACTGA
- a CDS encoding aldehyde dehydrogenase family protein, with translation MRRLYVRGTWVTSASGDVVEVVDPATEEVIDRVPAGSPEDVERAVAAARAAFPAWAATSPAERGKLLESAAALLEARAERVARTITTDMGAPYPMALKVHTLPPVRMLAAHARLAAERGETERRVGNSLVVREPVGVVAAITPWNYPLLQVVCKVAPALATGCTVVLKPSEVAPLAAYALAEVFDEIGLPPGVFNMVSGHGPVVGEALAAHPDVDMVSFTGSTRAGTRVAALAARTVKRVALELGGKSANVILPGADLGAAVKAGVANAFLNSGQTCSAWTRMLVHRDLYDEAVGRAVESASAYTVGDPFAPATRLGPLVSAAQRDRVEGYITRGQEEGARLLLGGERPPGRGYLVAPAVFAGVEPGMAIEQEEIFGPVLSIVPYTTVDQAVEIANGTPYGLADAVWAGSREEAVAVARRLRTGQVAINGGRFNPLAPFGGLKRSGVGREMGEFGMDEYVELKSLQF, from the coding sequence ATGCGGCGGCTATATGTGCGGGGCACCTGGGTCACCTCGGCGTCGGGCGACGTCGTCGAGGTCGTCGATCCCGCGACCGAAGAAGTGATCGACCGGGTGCCCGCGGGCTCGCCCGAAGACGTGGAGCGCGCCGTCGCCGCCGCGCGCGCCGCGTTCCCCGCCTGGGCGGCGACCAGCCCCGCCGAACGGGGCAAGCTGCTGGAGTCGGCCGCCGCGCTGCTGGAGGCCCGAGCGGAGCGGGTCGCCCGCACGATCACCACGGACATGGGCGCGCCGTACCCGATGGCGCTGAAGGTCCACACGCTCCCGCCCGTCCGGATGCTGGCCGCCCACGCCCGTCTCGCCGCCGAGCGCGGCGAGACGGAGAGGCGGGTCGGCAACTCGCTGGTCGTGCGCGAGCCCGTGGGCGTCGTCGCGGCGATCACCCCGTGGAACTACCCCCTGCTCCAGGTGGTGTGCAAGGTGGCGCCGGCGCTCGCCACCGGGTGCACGGTCGTGCTCAAGCCCAGCGAGGTGGCCCCGCTGGCGGCGTACGCGCTCGCCGAGGTGTTCGACGAGATCGGCCTGCCGCCCGGGGTGTTCAACATGGTCAGCGGGCACGGCCCGGTCGTGGGGGAGGCCCTCGCCGCGCACCCCGACGTCGACATGGTGTCCTTCACCGGCTCCACGCGGGCGGGCACGCGGGTCGCGGCGCTGGCCGCGCGCACGGTCAAGCGCGTCGCGCTGGAGCTCGGCGGCAAGTCGGCCAACGTGATCCTGCCCGGCGCCGACCTCGGCGCCGCCGTGAAGGCGGGCGTCGCCAACGCCTTCCTCAACTCGGGCCAGACCTGCTCGGCCTGGACGCGCATGCTCGTCCACCGCGACCTGTACGACGAGGCCGTCGGACGGGCGGTGGAGTCGGCGTCCGCCTACACCGTCGGCGACCCCTTCGCCCCGGCGACCCGGCTCGGCCCGCTGGTGTCGGCGGCGCAGCGCGACCGCGTCGAGGGGTACATCACCCGCGGCCAGGAGGAGGGCGCGCGGCTGCTGCTGGGCGGTGAGCGCCCGCCCGGCCGCGGCTACCTTGTCGCGCCCGCGGTCTTCGCCGGGGTCGAGCCCGGCATGGCCATCGAGCAGGAGGAGATCTTCGGCCCCGTGCTGTCGATCGTCCCCTACACCACGGTGGACCAGGCCGTCGAGATCGCCAACGGCACGCCGTACGGCCTGGCGGACGCGGTGTGGGCCGGCAGCCGCGAGGAGGCGGTCGCCGTGGCCAGGCGGCTGCGGACGGGCCAGGTGGCGATCAACGGCGGGCGGTTCAACCCTTTGGCCCCGTTCGGCGGCTTGAAGCGGTCGGGCGTCGGCCGCGAGATGGGCGAGTTCGGGATGGACGAGTACGTCGAGCTGAAGTCCCTGCAGTTCTGA
- the def gene encoding peptide deformylase, with protein sequence MREIRVIGDPVLRTPAEPVTEFDRDLRRLVDEMMEAMYAADGVGLAAPQIGVSRRLFVYDAAGRKGHVINPELTVDDAEEVLDEEGCLSVPGRETGKPLYARTPRAAGVTVTGYDRLGRPLRVKARGLLARCFQHEFDHLEGVLYVDRLSKDTARKILLQAP encoded by the coding sequence ATGCGCGAGATCCGCGTGATCGGCGACCCCGTCCTGCGCACCCCCGCCGAGCCGGTCACGGAGTTCGACAGAGATCTTCGCAGGCTCGTCGACGAGATGATGGAGGCCATGTACGCCGCCGACGGCGTCGGGCTCGCCGCGCCGCAGATCGGCGTGTCCAGGAGGCTCTTCGTCTACGACGCCGCCGGGCGCAAGGGGCACGTGATCAACCCCGAGCTGACCGTCGACGACGCCGAGGAGGTGCTCGACGAGGAAGGGTGCCTGTCGGTGCCCGGCCGCGAGACCGGCAAGCCCCTCTACGCGCGCACGCCCCGCGCCGCCGGCGTGACCGTCACCGGGTACGACCGGCTCGGGAGGCCGCTGCGGGTGAAGGCGCGCGGCCTGCTCGCCCGCTGCTTCCAGCACGAGTTCGACCACCTCGAAGGCGTCCTGTACGTCGACCGCCTGAGCAAGGACACCGCGCGCAAGATCCTGCTTCAGGCGCCCTGA
- a CDS encoding ribose-5-phosphate isomerase yields the protein MRVYIAADHAGYELKNHLVSTLKERGHEVVDEGPFVYDAEDDYPIFILRAAEAVSNDEGSLGVVIGGSGNGEQIAANKVRGIRAALAWSVETAELARRHNDANVISLGARMHSAEEAARFVQVFLDTPFSGDERHRRRIAQIAAYEVTGTIPPLP from the coding sequence GTGCGCGTCTACATCGCCGCCGACCACGCCGGCTATGAACTCAAGAACCATCTGGTGTCGACCCTGAAGGAGCGTGGCCACGAGGTCGTCGACGAAGGCCCCTTCGTCTACGACGCCGAGGACGACTATCCGATCTTCATCCTCCGCGCCGCCGAGGCCGTCTCCAACGACGAGGGCAGCCTCGGCGTGGTGATCGGCGGGTCCGGCAACGGCGAGCAGATCGCGGCGAACAAGGTGCGCGGCATCCGGGCGGCCCTGGCCTGGAGCGTCGAGACCGCCGAGCTCGCCCGCCGCCACAACGACGCGAACGTCATCAGCCTCGGCGCGCGCATGCACTCCGCGGAGGAGGCCGCGCGGTTCGTGCAGGTCTTCCTGGACACCCCGTTCTCCGGCGACGAGCGCCACCGGCGGCGCATCGCCCAGATCGCCGCCTACGAGGTCACCGGCACGATCCCGCCGCTTCCCTAG